From the Corvus moneduloides isolate bCorMon1 chromosome 13, bCorMon1.pri, whole genome shotgun sequence genome, the window ctgctggtttttggCTAAGCTGCTACAACCAGTTTGCCATTGATAAGGCAAAAAGGTCTTTCCTTGCCACCTCTTTCTCAATCCATTCCACCCCAGATTATCTAGCTAATTTGTCATTAATCTGCTTTCCAGCTGTCCGTTTTCTCATTTGCTCATTTGAACAACTCCCTCAGGCTTCATAAACACCAGAAGAATTACCCCAGCTAACTTTGCAGGAAAGCCTTGGGAGTTTCCCCACATGCACACATAATAAGGCTGCCTGTCAGGAAACTGTTTCACATTAAAACTCCTGAACCTCAGTGGGATCCTTGTAACCATCAGCAACAAcagcacaaaaattaaaaaccattttACTCAGCAGGTGGGACCAGGCAACAGAGTCAGcggagcagcacagggcaggaacTACAGAATACAAATGTTTCATGAACTTTGGAGACCTCCTGGACAGGATCAGGACACACGAGACCTCATGGGCAAACAGACCATCTCCTTTCCAGACACATTCATtctgtgggggtttttaaaagcaaacaagaagcATGCTGGAAGCTGTGGTCAGAGTGTGGCCCTAGCACAATGACAATGCACTCCTCAAGTGGTTCAGCCAGGGTAGAAGTGGTTCTGGGTAGTTTAGCAGAGAAAACCATCTTCTACTTAACAAAATCCTGTTGCTCCTAGTGATTCAGCCACCCCCTGTAATTAGGAGGGAGTGCTACAGCTCTTGCCCAGAAttctgaggaaagaaaacccaaattAAGTGGAAACAGGGATATTAACCTTTGACTGCAGACCCAGTGCTGAGGCACCACACACCACAGCAGGGTCTGCCTGGTCCATCCGAAATCAGACGTGCATCCCTCTCCAGACTGCAGGGAAACACaacacacagagacagaacGCTGACTTTGTGTCTGTACTTTGACCGGGGGCTATTTTGATCAAGCACCAGTCATATGCAGCACTTCATCCTCCTCTCTGAAGCATCATGTGGTGGGGTAAGTGCTCGAATCAACTCACTGGTTCATTGTACTATTTACGCCTCTAATCTATTTTAGTCCACAACCCTGACATTCAAGGATTATTCTTTTCCTGACCCAGAGAGAGAGGTCTCTGCATTTCTTACCTCCTGCTAAGAGGTGTAGAAGGAGGGGACCAtcccctggaaaaaaaaaccaaacctcaaaaaacccctTATCCCCTCTAAGTAGGGTGCTTACTGGAAGTCTGATTAATCCAGTCCCTCCTAGAACTAAAGCAATGTTATACCTGGAATGGAATTAGGACCAGTTTATTTCCTGTTAATGGACTCActtaacagttaaaaaaaaaaaaaattatgaactATAAACCTCAGGAAACTCCAGGCTTCCTACCAGCTGATGAATTAGATCAGCAATATCTCATTACTGTTGACCTCTCTGggcatctctgctctctggatGGTGCTGAATACAGCAAAGTTGAAGCACTTAGCCAAGTCCTCACGTGCCTTCTGGAGAtggggcatgtagtgacaggacaaggaggaatggcttccaACTAAAAGACAGCAGGTTTgaattagatattaggaagataTTCTCTAGTGTGAGGGTGGTGGCGAGGCCCTCGCACAGGTTGCCAAGAAAATCTGtggctgtgccatccctggaagcgttccAGGCCAGGTGGGACGGcgcttggagcaatctggtctagtggaaggtgtccccaccCATGCAGGGGGGTTGAAATGAGGAGATCTTtgaggccccttccagccccaacTGTGATTCCACGATTCCACAATCAATGGTGCTGCCTGCCCATGGCTTTCAACATAGGTCACAAATATGTTTTGGGGTTGGATGTTTGGTCgattgtgttggttttttttttccctctccagttAATGTAATTTAATCTGAGTTCTTCTTTCCTGTTGCTGGCAGAAGTCTTGTCTTTGCTGGAGTACTCTAACTGGTTATaacacaattaattttaaatcagtAAAACTCTCTGGGGTTAAGCCTTGGATGGCCCGAAGCAATTGTCCAGCTCACAGAACAAAGGGTCTTGTATCCTACGATCATATGCTTGAACCTCTCTCCTCAATCTCAGTCATTTATACCAGTTTTGCTATTACTGGAAAACTAAGCTAAAAATGGTATTTGaggaagaaatcaaaattgaacaagtggaaaaataacaaagcaagGAGATGCAAAATAAGCAGGTAGCTTCTCTCTAAAAATCTAGATatacagcagcttttccaccCTGGATTCTGTTTGTTCAAGGGCAGGTCAAGACATGAAGCACACACTTATAGAGCAGACTTTTCTGCAAGTAAAGCTTTGGGTTGCTCTCAGCTGGCCCACTGGAACAAAAGCAACTTATCAGGTTTCCCTAGAAGGCACATGGTCTACCAGCACAGTTGGCCACATCAGAAAAATTGTGTTTCCTGTGAGCTGATCCCAAGAGTTGCATTGCAATGGAATGAACCGAGCTGCACCAGGAGAGAGAAACAGGGCAGAACACTGAGGTAAAAAGgcaaaatccaaaacacagatcAAAGAGTGAGTTCAGCCACACACAATCTGTTGCAAGACACTGGGTTTCTTAGTAATGCGAACTACCCAACTATTTGATTGAGAATAACATGGAATTTGGTTTGTTGTGGAAATGGTTTTGGGTTGGGGGCATGCAGAGCCCGCGGGtacaggaaagaaagcaaacccAGAACCAAGCTtgcaaaaaagaataaataaataaatactataGCAAATTAGACCTTGCCACATGCAGACAAATAGCCAAGTCTTGGCTGGCCTTCATAGACCCCAGCAGCcacaaagagaaaggaaattcagaCCACTTTGGGTGATACCACATTCTGAACTAGAGAACCATCAGATGAATTCAAAATATAACATTTCGAAAAGGAATGAAGAGGAATTTCTGAGTGTTGCCTTAAGAACTGAGCTGAAAACTGGAGAAATGTATCTATTCCTGctcaaacaaaaaaggaaaataatatgaacagaaaaatatgtaaaaatgagatgtatatgaaaaatgtataaaatattaatcCAATGCCTGTGATGAGTATCTGGCCACTCATTGGTTTATTTCATCTTTACAACCCATAAATAAAAGGATAATTTACTTCCAGCAACCCAGAACAATTTCAAAGTGAAAGTTTAATCAAAGATCGGATTTCAGCAAAATCTCTTTAACAGGAATCCATgactcttcagaaaaaaaaatagcaatgtTTTTGACTAAGTGTGAACAAAGCTCTTATTCTGACGGAGAAAAGCTTTACATTTACTGAGAGTAAATCCTTTATCTCTTCTGCAACAGAATCTCCACTGATCTGTGTTGTCAGCTACGAGTGTGATGCTGTACAAACATACCTGTTGGTATTCTTGTCTCGTCTGCAACTGGGATAACTGTTTACAAACAAGTGCTCTGTCAGATAAAGAAACATACTCAGAAGCCAATAGCTTAATTTTCCGCTTCCCCAGCAGGTTCTACCAAAGATATACAAGACATCTCAGAGGGTTTTAACATATTATAACATATCTTTAATGCTGCATTAACTCTGATCAGCTGTATAATGACAACTTTGGCACGGGAGAATTAATCCATCTTTCCCAAGGTGACTTTAACCTGGACCTGTTTTTGCTGATAATGGTATAGGGAAGGCCTTTAAAGGTTATACGTTTGCCCTCTTTGGCTACAAATACTCAGCCTTACGCCAGGTCTCCTTGACACAAGATCTTGCTTTATAATCCGGAGAAACTgtggcaaagaaaataaactctccAAGATGACACAGAACTAGGAGTAGAAACTTAGCTCACAATGAAAAACCTTGGTTATAGACTTCCTAATTCTAGCTCATATAACCTCTACCATTTCTGCTGTTTGTCCGTGACAACATTGTACAGCTGCGAAGCAAatatattgatttaaaaaaaaaaaaaaatctcttcaatACTTTATTGGGCTCTCCCAAACCACCTCACTTTATGAGCACATTTATTTGCATTGCCTTTGCCAGCTGCTGCACACACTTAAGTAGAATACAGTTAAATGTCAATTTCTTCATAAAGTATCAGCCCTGATCATTTCGGTTTATAGACCATACTTTGGAATACTACCATCGAGAGCGCTGCCCTTCCTTCATGGAATTAgttcaaagcaggaaaagcagagcattCAGCCATGCACAAAGGAGCTGCCTGAAGACAGAACAAGGAAGAATTTGCCAACTCCACTTGTTTAACTGCTTCTGTCACCTGAGCCATGGCTTCGCCTCCTCCCGATGCCGAGCGCCAGCTGTTCCCGTCTCTTTCcggctgcccctgcccagcaaCCGGACACTGAGCCGTGACACTTCGCCATCTGGGCCTGCATCTCCAGCTGGCCTTTGTGTGTCTCCATGGTGAAGCACCCCATGGCTCCCTGGGCACCCATCCCAGTgacccaccaccaccaccaccagccccacgcATCCCCAAATGCTCCAGCGGAGTCTCACGCGTTTCGCTCCGTGCCCACTCCAGTCCCGGCGCCCACCGCGGACGCACGCAGCGGGTGTACCCCACGCTGGAAAATCCCACTTGGAACCCAACTCCTGCCCTGATTTCCTGCAGGAGCGGAGGAGGGCGCGGGTCTGCCAGGCCGGCAGCCCCGCACGgctccccaggggctgctgggccaGCCACACACGCTTGGGGCCGGGCTTTGAATGCATCATTAGCGGGCAGGTCACGctattattatataatatatgATTATATATGATTATATATAAGATAcgtattatatatataaataataaaataataaaacaggaGGAGCTTCCCCCCTCCGGCCCTCCGGCCGGTGCCCCCCATCGCGGGTGTCCCCCCTTGCCCCGCCGGGTCCCGGGTTGCCACGGGCGGTCCCCACCTGAAGACGCGGAGCAGGAGGCAGGCGATGAGCGCGGCCGTGAGCGCGCAGGCCCCGATGACGGCGGCTTTGAGCGCGGAGAGGTCGCGGAGCATCCCAGGCACGGGGCTGAGCCGGGCCCCGCTGTGGTTGCCGGGgcccggcgcggcgggcgggcggctgCCGTTGCCCGCCGGCGGCTCCAGGCTAccgcgggcggcgggcgcggcgggcaggagcagcggcagcagcagcgaggcCGCGAGCAGCGGcagcggggcggcggcggggcgcaTCCTGCCCGCTCCGGCTGCTCCGGCTCCGGCCGCACCGAGCCCCGGAAGGCAGCgccggccggcccggcccccgccccccCGAGAGGCaccgcctcccgccgccgccgccgccggggccccGCGGCCGGGcacggccggggccggggcctCCGCAGCCTCCGCCCCCGGAGCTTCTCGCGGCTCCGCCGCTGCCGTgggccccgctgctgctgggGCCGGCGCTGCTCCCTCGCTCAGCACGACCAGCTCTTATTAGAGAGGATCCAAGGGGGCTGCGATGGTGGGGAAGGGTCGAGAGGGGCCataggaggagcagctgagggcacttggttgttcagcctggagaagaggagagggagcGCAGAGTTCACCGCGGGCTGCAGCTTCCTCGGGACGGGCAGCTCCGAGCTCTGTGACCAGcgacaggacccgagggaacggctggagctgggtcacGGGAGGTGTAGgatggatattaggaaaaggtttttcacccagagggtggtgagcatcggaacaggctccccagagcagcGGTCACGGCACCGAGCCTGACAGAGCTTAAGCAGCATTTGCACAACCGTCTCAGGCATAGGGTGGGATggttggggtgtcctgtgcagggccaggagttggacttcgaTGATCGCAGTGGGTGCCCTCCATAAagttctctgtttctgtgattccgtgGCCACTTTTAATTGCAACACACAACATCGGCCCAGCTGCAAAATGATCACAGGGTTCACACTGCCATCAAATAGGGCACGGACCTCCCGAGCTGCTGggtcagcacagcccagctgctaCATCAACAATTCCTACATCAGATTTATGTCCTTTTGCCTTTCCACCGATCCCAagggctctgcttccagggTAATGTATTTACAGATATTtcacatctttaaaaatgtaagattCATGGAAATCACAGCCCTGGTCCAGCAAACCATCCTGGGGCACTGAGCATGTGAGTGGTGCCATCAGCCATGCCAGACAGGGAGcataaatcatagaattataggaatcacagaacatcctgggctggaagggaatcACAAAGAtcatccaactcctggccctgcagaggacagcccccaaaatcccaccctgtgcctgagagcgttttccaaatgctgcttgagctctggcaggctcagtgctgtgaccactgccctgtTCCAGTGGTTGGCCACCCTCCTCTAGATCCTCCACCATCTTCATATCCCTCCTTTGAACACTCTCTAAAAGCTTTATATTCTTCTTACATTGTagcacccaaaactgcacacagtgTTCGAGGTGAGGAGTAAATGAGGGAGCAAAGTGTCTGTGCCACACTGCTGCCAAATACAACTTATTTTTGCTTTCCGTGTTCAGTATTGGCAAGAGCTTCATAGCTGCTAAATAATTGTATGTGGGGATAGGAGCACATTGGCACTGAAATGACGTGAAACAAAGAGGGGAAAGATGAAAGAGCTGATTTCTGTTCTATTAAACTCTGTACTTCAGGGCTGGCATGGCAAGGTATAATCTATAGAACGCATGACTAAGCTGTGCAGGAGATGACAGAGGTGTATTCCTGCAGGCAGTGTCCCACTCGAGAGGTGGCAGTGAAATAATGCCTGGTTCATTGGCCTCTCTGGCCAATTGGGATGCTGTATCAAATGCCACCCACTTGGTAATAAAAGCGTCCTCTGTGTTTTGCAGGAAGTTCTTTGGGATGAGGAAATTTTGACGTGGACACTGTGCAGAAGGCCCCCTAGACCGTCTGAATTGGGCATTGTTCCGGCTTTATTTTGTTGCTGACTTTTGTGCAGTTTCCTGGTTTCCAACATGGGGCCTCGGTTTATTTctgttcagaagaaaataaaataaataaatcagtaaaaatTCCATCTGGGCAGGAGGTCAGATTGGTGGTGTGGGCTATTTCCCAAACACTGGTGTGAGCGCTCCTTGCATGAGTTATTATTTGTAAACACTGACCCTGTTGCTGGCCCTGCCTGTTCTGAGATGtttgccagctgctgcctggcctCTGGCAGATCTCTCTGGCAGAGCAGTGCTTCCCCATAGGATGAGGGAAGACGTGTAAAGGACTTCCAAAACAAGAACCACCTCCCTCAGTTTGAGTGAATATATTGGAGGTGAAGAGCCATTAATGTGACAGTTTTGGAGAGCATAATTTTTATCAAGCGGCTTCAGGAtttcttggtttggtttggtttggcttttttgtaggtttattttttttctcctcagatgCTTTACTGATATTTCACATGTAATTTGCCTAATTTGGGAATCATTCCTGGGTCCTGGTCTGGAATGTGGGATTTCGCAACTCTGTTCTTCAATGACATCATGTGGTTTGTTCTGAACACAGCAGTAATAAATGAGAGCAAGGGGAGTTTACCAGCCCTTCTATAATAAACATTTAATCTGAACAGTCTTTTTTTGGGGATCTGAACTAATTTGTGGGGTTTAGATTTTTCCTAGTAAGTCTTGTTTTCCATGTATATAGGACAAAGGGTCCCACTTGGATAACAAGGAAGCTACATCTTGGTTTCATCTCCCCTTTAGCAGTGGCGGCTGTGAAAGCCAGTGCTCCCAAGAGCTTTGGTAGAAGAACACAACTTTGAGAAGTCAAGAGGAAATTCAGTCagtgaaaaaggcagaaagtaTTTGGTTTCCCCTCTGATGAAGCTTGTGTTTCATTCCTGACACAAACACACTCCTGGAGGAGAAGGCTCTGCGGTCTGCAGGGCTCGGAGTTGGTGTAGCTTTTCTCCCTGCTGAGCTTTCTTCCCGTTTACACCTGTTTGGTGTTGGAGCTCTCAGAAGCAATTGCACTTTCTGTAGAAGAGTCTGTGCTGGCTAAATAGAAGGAGTGAGTGTGTTTCTGTATGCAATTGCTTCTGGGAATGGCAGGTTTCTGTATTTATGGATGCTTGTTGCAGGAGCAACCCTGTTTGTGAGGAAGGCTCTTCATGCACTGCTTAGCAATGCATATGAAGCTTGAGCTGCCCCTTCCTTTGTGCTCTCAGATGGCCTCCAGGCAGCACCCAGATGTATTTTTAGCTCTCAGAATAGGGAAGATTTGCAAGAAATTGTGCAGAGAAGAAATAAGCAAAGGAGTTGAAGCTGGCTCAGTCATCAGATTTAGGCAGGCTggatttgcagaaataaatgtttctgtgagAGAAATGAAATGTGTACAAAATGAGGCAAACTACATTCCCAAGGATTTGTTGCAGAAGTAATACACCTTCTGGAAAAGACAAGGGTCcagcaaagaaggaaataaaatggaacTGGTAAGATATCAGTGCTCCATGAGCACACCTCTGACAtctcaaaaccaaaaagccagGCTACTAGCAGAGATACAAATTCAAGGAGCAATCACCTCTCCATCAGAGGGTGTTTGAGCTTGGATGTCAGACAAGAGAGCACAGGGTAATTGCAAGATTTAATCATTCTTCCAGTGACTTGATAGATAACCTCAACCAGCAGTGCAGTAAAACTGCAATGCCTCATCTATCACGAGTGGTCCAAGGGCTGCAAAGATGTCCTATTGCTAATTAAAGACCAGTGATGTAGAGAAACAGGAGCTTCAGATATACTTGGACAAGTCTTTGCACATTCCTAGTTAGCACATTACATTAGCCTGTTACTTCTATAACCCTCTAAACCATTTATGGCTTTTTACAGACATTAAAAGCCAGTGTTACTGCTGCAAAAGGCTTGTAATTTAAGTCTATGATAAGCAGCAGATTCCTTTAAATGAGGTTGGTACAGTCATTAAGCTGGGGTGCAGAGATTATCTCTTGAGCAGGTTCTACAATATTGCTAATACACATGACGTTGCAGTGCAGCAGTTAATCtaaaaaaaacagggaaaggaaggacaGCAGTAAACCACAAATCTTTGTTTAGTTTGGATAACAATAATCAAAGAACACAAAAGCCGATTATGATTTTGCCTCTCACTGCTTCACTGCCTATTCATGCAGTCTGTCCTGGCTGGCCTGCTGAAGTGCAACCTGAAGAAAGCTGACAAATAAGTCaagcctttttgtttttttttttaaataattttcaaatggTGTCCTTAGActggttttcttcatttcagctgCATGAAATAAACTCATCGGGGTGGTAGTAGCTAATCTTGCAGCCTCAGATGGCTTTAGAGGTTCATTGATGATGGTAAAGTGATTGCCAAGTAGCAGGACTCCATCTAGAATTGCAAGTGACTGGGATATGAAATAAACAGAACTGGATTTAACCTCTACACTATCTCCCAGTCCAGCTGAACCATCGTCAGACATGGCACTTATTTTGTCATTGCAGGAAAATAAGTCAGACCAGCGCAAAGGGGAAATATCTGTGCTGTGATAATGTTTCTCATCCATCAGTACCTACTTACCCATGTCTTAGAAGTCCTGCACAGGCAGAAGAAGCAGGGAATCCACCTGAGCCCTTGTAGGATGCTGCTCTAACACATCGTGGCCATTGCCGCTGTGAGAGCAGCTCGGGATGTCTGTacagccctcagcagcagaCATCCCTCTGGAGTGTGCAGCTGGTCTCCAGAATGGCTGAAGGGCCCAGAGGTGCCCTGTCACTCACCTGTCCATCCCATGTGGAGCATCTCACCCTGGCAGTGCCTCTGGAGGGGTGATGCACTCTCCCTGTCCCACACCCTGCCTG encodes:
- the FAM174B gene encoding membrane protein FAM174B, translating into MRPAAAPLPLLAASLLLPLLLPAAPAARGSLEPPAGNGSRPPAAPGPGNHSGARLSPVPGMLRDLSALKAAVIGACALTAALIACLLLRVFRSGKRIKKTRKYDIITTPAERVEMAPLNEEDDEDEDSTVFDVKYR